The DNA segment GCAAGTAGGCAGGTTTCCAATCGGAGCCGCGGCATTGGGGAGTGTGGAGAAATGATGATCGGGCCGGCCCGCCCGCTGATGGATCTGGCGGAGGCGCGGCTGAGCGCGGCCTTCCAGTGGTGGGATGGGTTGCGGCCGCCCGCCGGAGCGCTGCCGCTTGCGGAAAGCCTGGAACTTGCGAATGTGCCGGGCAGCGTGATGCCCCATCTGGCGGTATGTAGCGGCTTTACCCCGGATGGCCGCCTGCGGGCGGAATTCATCGGCACGGTCGCCGGCATGTTCGGCGGCGGCGATGCCGCCGGCCGGTTCCTGGATGAATTCTATCCGCCCGCGACTGCCCGCGTCGCCGCCGACATCTTCCACAGGGTGGAGGAGCTGCGCAGCCCGCTGGCGGGAATCTTCGAACTGGGGCTCGACGGGCAACTACTGATGACCACGCGGCGGCTGTATCTGCCCTTCATCGATGCGGCGGGCGGAATCTGCCGGTTCGCAGCCGTGCTGACCTACGAGCTGACGGAAGCGGGGCGGGTCCAGCGCCCGCGCATGTTCCAGCAGGCGCTGGACATCATGCGGATGGAGCTGTTTCCGCCCGCCCCCTGATCCCGTGCCCCCGATCCCGTCAGCCCTTGAAGGTGTCCTTGTGCTGCTCCCGCAGCAGGGCCTTCTGGACCTTGCCCATCTGGTTGCGCGGCAGCTCATCCACGAACCAGACGCGCTTCGGCACCTTGAAGTTGGCGAGTTCGGCCTTTACTGCGGCGATGATGGACTGATCGGTGACATCGTCCCGGCCCGGACGCTTCTGCACCACGGCCGCCACCGCCTCGCCGAAATCCGGGTGCGGCAGGCCGATCACGGCGCTCTCCACCACGCCGTCCAGCCCGTCGATCACCGTTTCGATCTCCTTGGGATAGACGTTGAATCCGCCGGAGATGATCAGGTCCTTGGCCCGGCCCACGATGTGGACATAGCCGCGCCCATCCACCTTGCCGACGTCGCCGGTGATGAAGAAGCCGTCGGGCCGCATCTCCTCCGCCGTCTTTTCCGGCTTCTTCCAGTAGCCCTTGAACAGGTTGGGGCCGCGGAACTCGATCACCCCGATCTCGTCCGTGCCCAGCACCTTGCCGTGCTCATCCGTCACCCGCAGTTCCACATCCGGCAGCGGGAAGCCCACCGTGCCGGGGATGCGGTCTCCGTCATAGGGGTTGGAGGTGATCATGCCCGCCTCGGTCATGCCGTAGCGCTCCAGGATCGCATGGCCGGTGCGCTCGGAGAATTCGCGGTGCGTGTCGGCCAGCAAGGGGGCGGAGCCGCTGACGAACAGGCGCATGTGGGAGACGAGGTCGCGGTTGAACTTCGGATGGGCCAGCAGGCGGGTATAGAAGGTGGGCACGCCCATCATCACCGTCGCCTTGGGCAGCAGCTCCACCACCCTGTCCGCATCGAACTTGGACAGGAACAGCATCTCCGTCCCGTTCATCAGCGTGGTGTTGGTGGCCACGAACAGCCCGTGCACATGGAAGATCGGCAAAGCATGCAGCAGCACGTCGCCGGGCTGGAAGCGCCAGTATTCGTGCAGGGTGCTGGCGTTGGAGGAGAGATTGCCGTGGCTGGTCATCGCCCCCTTTGACCGGCCGGTGGTGCCGGAGGTGTAGAGGATGGCGGCCAGATCGTCGGTATCCCGCGGTACGGTGTCGAAGCTCTGCGGCAGGTCCCGGGCCATGTCGGCCAGACTGCCGTCCCCATTGATGCCCAGGGTCAGCACATGCGGCACGCCGGCCGCATCGGCCAGCCCCTTCATCTCCGCTTCCGTCTCCGGCCGGCAGACGAAGACCCGCGGCTCCGCATCCTCCAGGAAATAGCTGATCTCGCCCCGCTGATAGGCGGTGTTCAGCGGCAGGAACACGGCCCCGCAGCGCACCGCCGCCAGATACAGCATCAGGTTCTCGGGGCTTTTCTCCACCTGCACCGCGACCCGGTCGCCCGGCTGCACGCCCAGCGAGACCAGCGCATGGGCGAAGCGGGCGGAGACCGTATCCACGTCGCCATAGGTGAAGGAGTCGCCGGCCCGCGGCCCGTCGCAGATGGCGAGGAAGCGTGCGTTCCGATCCTGCGGAAAGCGGCTCTCGAACAGATGGTACAAATTGCCGGATGCGGGCGCGGTGGCCATGGATACTTCCTCCCGGATCGTTCTTGATCTCTCTGCGACCGGACGATAGCCGCCCGCGCGGCACCTGTCGATTGCCGAGGATGTTGCACGGGCCTGCACTCGACGGGCCAGCCATCCTCCGGGCCGTCGATTTCGTGTTGACCGGGACTTAAGCCTGTCGGAGTAGGGTTCTGTCCGAATGGATACACCCAGCCTGAACGAGCCTTCCCATGCTGCCCGCCCGATCCCTGATCCTTGCTCTGCCCGCCTGCCTTGCCGCGGAACCGGCGTTGGCTGCCGGTTTTTCGGGCACCGCATTCGGGGGCGGTTTCGCCGTGCCGCTGTTCGTGCTGCTGCATCTGCTGGGTCTGGTGGCGCTGGGGCTCTGGGCGGCGGAGCAGGGCGGGACGGAAGCCGGACGTATTCCGGTCGCGGGTCTGGCGGCAGCCGCCATCTTCGCCCTGCTGTATCAGGTCGGCGTCCGCATTCCCTACACCATGCTGGTGCTGGAAGGATCGCTGTTGGTGCTGGGCGGGTTGGTGCTGGTGGGCACGGCCTTGCCGCTGGTCATCGGAATCGTCGTGGCCGTGATCGTCGGGGCCGCCCAGGGCATCCATCTGGGCGCCACCGGCACCAACGCCTCCGCCCTGTTCTGGCTGGGTCTGGCGGCGGGCGCATTGCTGGCACTGGCGGCCGGCGTCGGGCTGTCCGCCATGCTGCGCGAATTGGGGTCGCGCATGGCGGCGCGCGCCACGGGCGGCGCATTGGCGCTGGTGGGCGCCCTGATGCTGTTGAATGTGATCTGAACCGCCGTAGCACGCACCCGCAACCGGCTGCGGCAATTAAGCCACAGTTCCGGTCCAACTGCGCCACAGTTCGATGTTCCAGTTTGTTCACGGTACCGTTTCAACCGCATTCGGGTTGTCATCCGGATGTATGCGCCGTCGAGGGAGCCAGGGACCATGAGCGATCGGGCGGGAACCGAGCTGCGGACCAGCGCAACCCGGATCGACCGCCGCAACCTGCTGCGCGGAGGCGTCGCCGCCGGTCTGGCAGCACTTGCGGGAGCCGGGCCGTTCGGGTCTGGCGATGCCCTGGCCCAGGACATACGCTTTTTCCAGATCGGCACCGGAACCACCGGCGGCACCTATTTCCTGATCGGCGGGCTGCTGGCCAATGCCATTTCCAACCCGCCGGGATCGCGCCCCTGCGACCGGGGCGGAAGCTGCGGCGTGCCGGGGCTGATCGTGGTGGCCCAGTCCACCTCCGGCGCGGTTGAGAATGTGATGGCGATGCGGGACCGCCGGCTGGAGTCCGGGATGGTGCAGGCCGACATCGCCTATGCCGCCTATCTCGGCCGCGGGCCGTTCAGCGATGCGCCGGCCTTCGACACGCTGCGCTCCATCGCAAACCTCTATACCGAGACCATCCACCTCGTCGTCCGCGCCGAGAGCGGCATCCGGACCGTGGCCGACCTGAAGGGCAAGGCCGTTGCGATGGGGGAGAAGGGGTCCGGCACGCTGGTCAGCGCGCGGGCCCTGCTGAACGCCTACAAGCTGTCGGAAAAGCGGGTGAAGCCGGTCTATCTCAGCCCCGGCACCGCCGGCGACCGGCTCGCGGACGGGGAGATCGACGCCTTTTTCATCATCGGCGGATACCCCCTGCCCGCCGTGGCCGACCTGGCCCAGCGCCTGCCCATCCGCCTGATCCCCTTCGACGACGAGCATGCGGCCGAACTGGAGAAGCGCCTGCCCCTGTTCACCGAGACGCAGATCGAGGAAGGGGCCTATCGCGGCGTGCCGGCCGTCCGCACCCTGGGCGTGGGCGCGCAGTGGGCCGTCAGGGGCGACATCGATGCCGATCTGGTCTACGGCATCACCCAGGCCCTGTGGAATCCCACCACAGCCAAGATCCTGTCCAACTCCCACCCCCGCGCGGATTCCATCAATCTGGAAAGCGCGCTGTCCGGCCTTGCCGTGCCGCTGCATCCCGGGGCGGAGCGCTTCTACCGCGAGGCCGGCCTGATCACCGAAACGGCGGAGGTGGTGCCGGCCGTTGAGCTGAACCGCCCCGCCCCGCCCGCGGCGGGTTCATCACCGGCGCCCGCCCCGGCGCGCAAGCCGGGGCAGTGATCCCTTAGATTCCGAAGTCGATCACCCATTCCTCGGCCAGCGCGGACTCGGTCCATTCCCGCATGAAGGGATGGGCCAGCACCGCGTCCACATAGGCCTGCGCCCCGGCGCTCAGCTCCACGCCCCAGGTGACGAATCGGGTGCAGACCGGGGCGTAGAAGCAGTCCGCGATGCCGAAGGTTCCGAACAGGAACGGCCCGCCGGCTCCGTACCGGCTGCGGCAGTCGGCCCAGAGTTCCTGGATGCGGCGGATGTCGCCGGCGGCCTTTTCCACCCGGTCGGGATGGTCGCGCCGCTGCTTCAGATCCATGAACAGGTTGGAGCGGAGGTCCTGGAAACCGGAATGCATCTCCGCCGCCACCGAGCGGGCCAGGGCGCGGGCCCCCTCCTCCGCCGGCCAGAGCCCGGCCTGGGGATGCCGCTCCGCCAGATACTCGCAGATGGCCAGGCTGTCCCAGACCGTCAGCCCGTCCTGCTTCAGGACCGGCACCTTGCCGGCGGGGCTGTGCTCCAGGATGCGGGCCTTTGTCTCCGGCGTGCGGATCGGGATCACCACCTCCCGGAACGGCTGCCCGGTCAGCTTCAGCGCCAGCCAGGGGCGCAGCGACCAGCTTGAATAGGCCTTGTTCCCGATGACGAGGACGGTTTCGGCCATGATGAACCCCGCAACATGCATGTATCGGCGGCCGCCAGCCTAGGACGGGGCGGCGGCCGTGGCAA comes from the Indioceanicola profundi genome and includes:
- a CDS encoding HupE/UreJ family protein, translating into MLPARSLILALPACLAAEPALAAGFSGTAFGGGFAVPLFVLLHLLGLVALGLWAAEQGGTEAGRIPVAGLAAAAIFALLYQVGVRIPYTMLVLEGSLLVLGGLVLVGTALPLVIGIVVAVIVGAAQGIHLGATGTNASALFWLGLAAGALLALAAGVGLSAMLRELGSRMAARATGGALALVGALMLLNVI
- a CDS encoding glutathione S-transferase family protein, with translation MAETVLVIGNKAYSSWSLRPWLALKLTGQPFREVVIPIRTPETKARILEHSPAGKVPVLKQDGLTVWDSLAICEYLAERHPQAGLWPAEEGARALARSVAAEMHSGFQDLRSNLFMDLKQRRDHPDRVEKAAGDIRRIQELWADCRSRYGAGGPFLFGTFGIADCFYAPVCTRFVTWGVELSAGAQAYVDAVLAHPFMREWTESALAEEWVIDFGI
- a CDS encoding TAXI family TRAP transporter solute-binding subunit, whose protein sequence is MSDRAGTELRTSATRIDRRNLLRGGVAAGLAALAGAGPFGSGDALAQDIRFFQIGTGTTGGTYFLIGGLLANAISNPPGSRPCDRGGSCGVPGLIVVAQSTSGAVENVMAMRDRRLESGMVQADIAYAAYLGRGPFSDAPAFDTLRSIANLYTETIHLVVRAESGIRTVADLKGKAVAMGEKGSGTLVSARALLNAYKLSEKRVKPVYLSPGTAGDRLADGEIDAFFIIGGYPLPAVADLAQRLPIRLIPFDDEHAAELEKRLPLFTETQIEEGAYRGVPAVRTLGVGAQWAVRGDIDADLVYGITQALWNPTTAKILSNSHPRADSINLESALSGLAVPLHPGAERFYREAGLITETAEVVPAVELNRPAPPAAGSSPAPAPARKPGQ
- a CDS encoding malonate--CoA ligase, with the translated sequence MATAPASGNLYHLFESRFPQDRNARFLAICDGPRAGDSFTYGDVDTVSARFAHALVSLGVQPGDRVAVQVEKSPENLMLYLAAVRCGAVFLPLNTAYQRGEISYFLEDAEPRVFVCRPETEAEMKGLADAAGVPHVLTLGINGDGSLADMARDLPQSFDTVPRDTDDLAAILYTSGTTGRSKGAMTSHGNLSSNASTLHEYWRFQPGDVLLHALPIFHVHGLFVATNTTLMNGTEMLFLSKFDADRVVELLPKATVMMGVPTFYTRLLAHPKFNRDLVSHMRLFVSGSAPLLADTHREFSERTGHAILERYGMTEAGMITSNPYDGDRIPGTVGFPLPDVELRVTDEHGKVLGTDEIGVIEFRGPNLFKGYWKKPEKTAEEMRPDGFFITGDVGKVDGRGYVHIVGRAKDLIISGGFNVYPKEIETVIDGLDGVVESAVIGLPHPDFGEAVAAVVQKRPGRDDVTDQSIIAAVKAELANFKVPKRVWFVDELPRNQMGKVQKALLREQHKDTFKG